A section of the Marinoscillum sp. 108 genome encodes:
- a CDS encoding ATP cone domain-containing protein produces MESSSVQIVKYSGETTPFDIDKLRQSLLDAGATESATTRISRKIADELYDGISTKQIYQRAHRLLRNHAQSKASRYGLKKAILNMGPTGYPFELFVGELMKAQGFKVKVGTVMPGKCVTHEVDVYAENEKMVRMMECKFHNRLGYKTDVKVTMYIKSRFEDLESVWKNDAQISHKKHEGWVVTNARFTKDAIDFGTCSRLQLLSWDYPAQGSLKSLVTRHRLYPITTIGVLSKSNKELLMKKGIVLAKTLWEQPEALEGLGLESSKIDKILTEARTICDL; encoded by the coding sequence ATGGAATCATCGTCTGTACAGATCGTCAAGTATTCGGGAGAAACCACCCCTTTTGACATTGATAAACTGCGGCAGAGTCTGCTGGATGCCGGCGCCACAGAATCCGCCACGACGCGCATTTCCAGAAAAATAGCTGATGAACTCTACGATGGCATCAGCACCAAACAAATTTACCAGCGCGCGCACCGCCTGCTCCGAAATCATGCCCAGTCCAAAGCTTCAAGATATGGCCTAAAAAAAGCCATCCTCAACATGGGACCTACAGGATATCCCTTTGAACTGTTCGTAGGGGAGCTGATGAAGGCCCAGGGGTTTAAGGTAAAGGTAGGCACGGTGATGCCCGGTAAGTGTGTGACTCACGAAGTGGACGTCTATGCCGAAAATGAAAAAATGGTGCGCATGATGGAGTGCAAATTTCATAACCGGCTGGGGTATAAAACAGATGTGAAGGTGACGATGTACATCAAGTCTCGCTTTGAAGACCTGGAGTCCGTCTGGAAAAATGATGCGCAGATCAGCCATAAAAAGCACGAAGGCTGGGTAGTGACCAATGCCCGGTTCACCAAAGATGCCATTGATTTCGGCACGTGCTCGCGGCTGCAGCTACTCAGCTGGGACTATCCTGCACAGGGCAGCCTGAAAAGTCTGGTGACCAGACACAGGCTGTATCCGATCACCACCATCGGCGTACTTTCCAAATCCAATAAAGAGCTCCTGATGAAAAAAGGGATTGTGCTTGCCAAAACCCTCTGGGAGCAACCTGAGGCCCTGGAAGGATTGGGCCTGGAAAGCTCCAAAATAGACAAAATACTTACAGAGGCTCGGACGATTTGTGATTTGTGA
- a CDS encoding response regulator transcription factor: protein MQRKLVVAILGKLHTERELINADKTQIYRLAKLASTDEATFRAVCDHVNFFVTFNDRQTLNTTYANHTLENWMELDREMIIALGFKRIRQISDPEVMSRAIREVQSFERAYPDGQRFCSYLQRLYFRGGYQWISTHKTVFDHHTYLNCGYNIQTLGKPGALIRNLLDEVFVEKNAWERFESLGKREREVLALVARGYTSKELSELLFLSEHTVRTHRKNILAKLEITSNAELVRFAQAFELI from the coding sequence ATGCAAAGAAAACTTGTCGTTGCGATTTTGGGGAAGCTTCATACAGAGAGGGAATTGATCAATGCCGATAAAACTCAGATTTATCGACTGGCGAAGCTTGCCTCCACAGATGAGGCTACTTTCAGAGCGGTGTGCGATCACGTCAACTTTTTTGTGACCTTCAATGACCGCCAAACCCTGAATACTACCTACGCCAATCATACGCTGGAAAACTGGATGGAGCTGGATCGGGAGATGATCATTGCGCTTGGATTTAAGCGTATTCGGCAGATTTCAGATCCTGAGGTAATGAGCAGGGCCATTCGTGAGGTTCAGAGTTTTGAGCGTGCATATCCTGATGGTCAGCGATTTTGTTCCTATCTGCAGCGCCTCTATTTCAGGGGTGGCTATCAGTGGATTTCCACGCATAAGACGGTTTTTGACCATCACACGTATCTCAACTGTGGGTATAACATTCAAACACTGGGAAAGCCTGGGGCCCTGATCAGAAATTTGCTGGACGAGGTGTTTGTGGAGAAAAATGCCTGGGAGCGGTTTGAGTCTCTGGGTAAGCGCGAGCGCGAAGTTTTGGCACTGGTGGCCCGTGGATACACCAGCAAGGAGCTCTCAGAGTTGTTGTTTTTATCTGAGCATACGGTGAGGACCCATCGCAAAAATATTTTGGCCAAGCTGGAAATCACCAGCAATGCAGAGCTTGTGCGTTTTGCTCAGGCGTTTGAGTTGATCTAG
- a CDS encoding AraC family transcriptional regulator — protein MKRETLFQPFEIVTKTVDECPKLEHMHMFFELVYIMEGTGQQCINQNKFRYHPGHMFLITPQDCHSFDIETTTTFFFLRFNDIYIKQSGLWKDKIEQLEYILQNVSHKPGCILKNQTDKQLVKPMVDAIIREYVNRDLYNKELIEHLVNTMIVVVARNIAKYLPDTVGEHTEEKAMDILQYIHKHIYEPEKLRAKAISDEFGISESYLGRYFKKHAEISLQEYVSNYRVQLIEHRLKHSDLRVGEIANSLGFSDESHLNKFFKKATGLSPVAFRKEFRKEIAQF, from the coding sequence ATGAAACGGGAAACATTATTTCAGCCATTCGAAATCGTGACGAAGACAGTAGATGAATGTCCTAAGCTTGAGCATATGCATATGTTCTTTGAGTTGGTCTATATCATGGAAGGAACTGGTCAGCAATGCATCAATCAAAATAAGTTTCGATATCATCCCGGACATATGTTCCTGATTACTCCACAGGATTGTCACTCATTTGATATCGAAACCACTACTACATTCTTCTTTCTTAGATTCAATGATATTTATATCAAACAAAGTGGCTTGTGGAAAGATAAGATTGAACAACTCGAGTACATTTTACAAAACGTCAGCCACAAACCAGGCTGTATACTAAAGAACCAAACAGACAAACAATTGGTCAAACCAATGGTGGATGCAATTATACGGGAGTATGTGAATAGGGATTTATACAACAAGGAATTGATAGAACACCTGGTAAATACGATGATTGTGGTGGTGGCAAGAAATATTGCTAAATATCTTCCAGATACGGTTGGTGAACATACAGAAGAGAAAGCCATGGATATTTTGCAGTATATCCATAAACATATTTATGAACCCGAAAAATTAAGAGCTAAAGCAATTAGTGATGAATTCGGAATATCTGAGTCATATTTAGGACGATATTTTAAAAAACACGCTGAAATTAGCTTACAGGAGTATGTTTCAAACTACAGAGTTCAGTTGATAGAACACCGACTGAAACATAGCGACCTTCGAGTTGGCGAAATAGCTAATTCACTTGGTTTTTCTGATGAGAGTCATTTGAATAAGTTTTTTAAGAAGGCCACAGGATTAAGTCCTGTGGCATTTCGTAAGGAATTCAGAAAGGAAATAGCGCAATTTTGA
- a CDS encoding NADP-dependent oxidoreductase, protein MQAIILDEPGGIEQLQVTFVNSPKIQDDEVLVQVKAISINPVDVKTRAGKGVYGRLKDHSPLVIGWDISGVVTKTGSAVKEFEVGDEVFGMVNFPGHGQAYAEYVAAPANQLALKPSEISHEEAAVTTLAALTAYQAMIHQYPVKAGDRVLIHAASGGVGHFAVQLAKHLGAYVIGTSSAANRDFVLGLGADEHIDYRSVKFEEATSDIDFVLDTIGGENIDRSLEVVKPGGTIISIPTGLNAEVSQKAKDKGVNGFFFLVQSSGKDMKALAGLLENGYLKPHVSASFPFDEISKAHELQETGHVIGKLVVTLND, encoded by the coding sequence ATGCAAGCAATTATACTGGACGAGCCTGGAGGAATCGAACAACTACAGGTGACTTTTGTCAATTCTCCTAAAATTCAGGATGATGAAGTACTCGTACAAGTCAAAGCGATTAGTATCAATCCTGTAGATGTAAAAACCCGAGCTGGAAAAGGAGTATATGGTCGACTGAAGGATCACTCCCCTTTAGTAATTGGGTGGGATATTTCTGGAGTGGTGACCAAGACAGGTAGTGCTGTTAAAGAATTTGAAGTTGGTGATGAAGTATTTGGAATGGTTAATTTCCCAGGTCATGGACAGGCCTATGCGGAATATGTGGCAGCTCCTGCAAATCAATTGGCATTAAAGCCCAGTGAGATCAGCCATGAAGAAGCTGCGGTAACAACCTTAGCAGCGCTTACCGCTTATCAAGCGATGATCCATCAATATCCTGTTAAGGCCGGGGACAGAGTTCTTATTCATGCAGCTTCTGGAGGTGTAGGCCATTTTGCTGTTCAGCTAGCTAAACATCTAGGTGCTTATGTGATAGGCACTTCCTCAGCCGCTAATCGAGATTTTGTTTTGGGTCTGGGGGCAGATGAACATATTGATTATCGCTCTGTGAAATTTGAGGAAGCAACTTCGGATATCGATTTTGTACTGGATACCATTGGTGGTGAAAATATTGACCGATCGCTTGAGGTAGTAAAGCCGGGTGGAACCATCATTAGTATTCCTACCGGTCTGAACGCGGAAGTATCGCAAAAGGCAAAGGACAAAGGAGTCAATGGCTTCTTCTTTCTGGTACAGTCAAGTGGCAAAGACATGAAGGCTCTTGCTGGATTACTCGAAAATGGATATTTGAAGCCACACGTATCAGCAAGCTTCCCATTCGATGAAATATCAAAAGCCCATGAACTTCAAGAAACCGGACATGTCATTGGAAAATTAGTGGTAACCCTTAATGATTAA